The following coding sequences lie in one Hyphobacterium sp. CCMP332 genomic window:
- a CDS encoding DUF3298 and DUF4163 domain-containing protein translates to MKSLLAFALLLSTVPAGFAQTGSTASVPEETETLPPDEVIEDTLPGVYSVTITLDHRLENYPGIMNALREAELSGLAEFAALAVNDHRSWIDESPDWSWNAYFSETDISITFANEDVISLDRQSSYYTGGAHPNQGRSPIVTRADSLNPAGLDDLFAETAPDSPALTALFYAVYRELMALKRERLGADFDEAMERETWLAPLAPEVDAFPGFVLIANQSGEAAGGLMFHFEPYEVGSYAEGGYDVPVPLSVFEAYLTGEWADVFDGAPAQAVLTEAGDALEPIISETGD, encoded by the coding sequence ATGAAATCCTTGCTTGCCTTTGCCCTGTTGCTTTCCACGGTGCCCGCCGGGTTTGCGCAGACCGGAAGTACGGCCTCTGTGCCGGAAGAAACGGAAACCCTTCCGCCGGATGAAGTTATCGAAGACACGCTTCCCGGCGTCTATTCCGTGACGATCACCCTGGATCACCGCCTGGAAAATTATCCTGGCATCATGAATGCGCTACGCGAGGCGGAATTGTCAGGCCTGGCAGAGTTTGCAGCGCTCGCGGTCAATGACCATCGCAGCTGGATCGACGAATCGCCGGACTGGAGCTGGAATGCGTATTTCAGTGAAACCGACATTTCGATCACTTTTGCCAATGAAGACGTCATCAGCCTTGATCGCCAGTCTTCCTACTACACCGGCGGCGCGCACCCCAATCAGGGCCGAAGCCCGATCGTCACGCGCGCTGACAGTCTGAACCCGGCCGGACTGGACGATTTGTTTGCGGAAACGGCTCCGGATTCTCCGGCGCTGACGGCTTTATTCTATGCCGTCTATCGCGAATTGATGGCACTCAAGCGTGAACGCCTCGGCGCGGATTTCGACGAGGCCATGGAGCGCGAAACATGGCTGGCACCGCTGGCGCCGGAAGTTGACGCCTTTCCGGGCTTTGTCCTGATCGCCAATCAATCGGGCGAAGCGGCGGGCGGGTTGATGTTCCACTTCGAGCCCTATGAAGTCGGATCCTATGCCGAAGGCGGTTATGACGTCCCCGTACCCCTGTCCGTTTTTGAGGCCTATCTGACCGGGGAATGGGCGGATGTCTTTGACGGTGCGCCCGCACAGGCGGTTCTCACCGAAGCCGGCGACGCGCTGGAGCCGATTATTTCTGAAACCGGAGACTAG
- a CDS encoding heme exporter protein CcmB, which produces MRAATVFLREARLAFAGGGGPAAPAAFFIASLTLAPLAIGQSPATLQAAGPGVICFAALLAVLQGAEKLFGEDVADGTLEAYGLSGIPMSIIAIAKVLGSAVATLWPLPLVGLGGGIAFGLPVEAAGMLGLALAAAIPGLAFLVAIAAALSAGARRGGLVIALIAAPLAIPLMVFTASAGRAAAIGDAAAGANLLLTCAVSLFLTALSPFAISAALKARLE; this is translated from the coding sequence ATGAGAGCTGCCACCGTCTTCTTGCGGGAAGCCCGGCTGGCGTTTGCCGGCGGCGGCGGACCCGCGGCTCCGGCGGCGTTTTTTATTGCCAGCCTGACTCTGGCACCCCTCGCGATTGGCCAGTCTCCGGCGACCTTGCAGGCGGCCGGGCCGGGCGTCATCTGTTTTGCGGCCTTGCTGGCCGTCTTGCAGGGGGCCGAAAAGCTGTTCGGGGAGGATGTGGCCGATGGCACGCTCGAAGCCTATGGTCTTTCGGGCATTCCCATGTCCATCATCGCGATTGCGAAGGTTCTGGGATCTGCCGTCGCCACGCTCTGGCCGTTGCCGCTTGTCGGGCTGGGCGGGGGTATCGCCTTCGGATTGCCGGTTGAAGCCGCCGGAATGCTGGGGTTGGCACTGGCGGCGGCGATTCCGGGACTGGCCTTTCTTGTGGCGATTGCCGCGGCGTTGTCGGCAGGCGCGCGGCGTGGCGGGCTGGTGATTGCGCTGATCGCCGCGCCGCTCGCCATTCCCCTGATGGTGTTTACCGCCAGCGCCGGCCGGGCCGCTGCGATCGGCGACGCCGCGGCGGGGGCCAATCTGCTCCTGACGTGCGCGGTCAGCCTGTTTTTAACCGCGCTCTCCCCCTTTGCCATTTCTGCCGCCTTGAAGGCGCGTCTGGAATAG
- the ccmA gene encoding heme ABC exporter ATP-binding protein CcmA, translated as MTLPSFDPIPLSVTDVTLERGGIPLISGLSLSVAPGEALVLLGRNGVGKTTLLRALSGVLRPAMGEIFYGDRPAIKAAPAVCAFLGHDNALKPDESPRQSLLFWSALSGLTDAVPAAMEQMGLKALADRPARRLSQGQKRRSALAHILVQNRPVWLLDEPAAPLDSDGRDRLSAAVTSHRNRGGLVIAATHQALDWPGARVQELTR; from the coding sequence ATGACATTGCCCTCCTTTGATCCAATTCCGCTTTCCGTGACGGATGTAACGCTTGAACGCGGGGGTATCCCGTTAATTTCAGGCCTGTCGTTAAGTGTTGCGCCCGGCGAGGCGCTGGTTCTTCTCGGGCGAAACGGTGTCGGTAAAACCACGCTTTTGCGGGCGCTTTCCGGTGTTCTCCGGCCGGCAATGGGCGAGATTTTCTACGGCGACAGACCGGCGATCAAGGCAGCCCCGGCGGTCTGCGCGTTTCTGGGCCATGACAACGCCCTGAAGCCGGACGAAAGCCCGCGCCAATCGCTCTTGTTCTGGTCGGCATTGTCCGGGCTGACAGACGCCGTGCCGGCCGCCATGGAGCAGATGGGACTGAAAGCTCTGGCAGACCGGCCCGCGCGGCGCCTGTCGCAGGGTCAGAAACGCCGCTCCGCGCTGGCGCACATTCTGGTTCAGAACCGGCCGGTCTGGCTTCTGGACGAACCGGCGGCCCCGCTTGATTCAGATGGCCGGGACAGATTGTCCGCCGCTGTGACATCACACCGGAATCGCGGTGGGCTGGTGATTGCGGCCACGCATCAGGCGCTCGACTGGCCGGGTGCCCGGGTGCAGGAGCTGACGCGATGA
- the acnA gene encoding aconitate hydratase AcnA has translation MASLDSFNCRRELDVDGKTYVYFDLKTAERNGLEGASRLPASLKVLLENLLRNEDGTTVTRSDIEAMAGWIKERKSTTEIAYRPARVLMQDFTGVPAVVDLAAMRDAVKALGGDPENINPLVPVDLVIDHSLMVDSFGTAGAFKSNVEREYERNGERYKFLKWGASAFDNFRVVPPGTGICHQVNLEYLAQTVWTKEENGETIAYPDTLVGTDSHTTMVNGLSVLGWGVGGIEAEAAMLGQPVSMLIPEVVGFRLTGKLPEGATATDLVLMVVQMLRERGVVGKFVEFYGEGLDHLSLADEATIANMAPEYGATCGFFPIDNETLTYLADTGRDPERVKLVEAYAKAQGLFRPDYTEDPVFTDTLELDLSEVVPSLAGPKRPQDRVPLDGASDAFAQVLHDEFDKLSEGHKRAKVEGTEYSIGHGDVVIAAITSCTNTSNPSVMLGAGLLARNAIKRGLKVKPWVKTSLAPGSQVVTDYLAKAGLQDDLDTLGFQLVGYGCTTCIGNSGPLPEPISKAIKEADLVATSVLSGNRNFEGRISPDVRANYLASPPLVVAYAIAGSMNVDLLNDPIGYDEENEPVFLKEIWPTTAEISDVVRTAVTPDMFASRYADVFKGDDIWANIEVTGGQTYDWDMGSTYIQNPPYFEGMSMEATAPKSISNARILGLFGDSITTDHISPAGSIKADSPAGTYLQEHQVAPRDFNSYGSRRGNHQVMMRGTFANIRIKNRMFDGLEGGYTKKWPEGGKADIYSAAMDYKTDDTPLVVIGGKEYGTGSSRDWAAKGTRLLGVQAVIAQSFERIHRSNLIGMGVLPLQFESTGWEELGMTGDEQVSIAGIETLTPRQILDVTITFPDGRSETVKARARIDTENELEYYRNGGILHYVLRRLAVA, from the coding sequence ATGGCTTCACTCGACAGCTTCAATTGCCGCCGCGAACTCGACGTTGATGGAAAAACCTATGTGTATTTCGATCTGAAGACGGCCGAGCGCAATGGGCTTGAAGGCGCGTCGAGACTGCCCGCTTCGCTAAAAGTGCTGCTGGAAAACCTCTTGCGCAACGAAGACGGAACCACAGTCACCAGGTCTGACATCGAGGCCATGGCCGGCTGGATCAAGGAACGCAAATCCACAACCGAGATCGCCTACCGCCCGGCACGTGTCCTGATGCAGGATTTCACCGGTGTTCCGGCTGTCGTTGATCTGGCGGCCATGCGCGATGCAGTCAAGGCACTCGGTGGCGACCCGGAAAACATCAATCCGCTGGTGCCGGTTGATCTCGTGATCGACCACTCGCTGATGGTTGATTCATTCGGTACGGCGGGCGCGTTCAAGAGCAATGTGGAGCGCGAATACGAGCGCAATGGCGAGCGCTACAAATTCCTGAAATGGGGCGCGAGTGCGTTTGACAATTTCCGAGTCGTGCCGCCGGGCACCGGTATCTGTCACCAGGTCAATCTGGAATATCTCGCCCAGACCGTCTGGACGAAGGAAGAAAACGGCGAAACCATCGCTTATCCCGACACGCTGGTCGGCACGGACAGCCACACCACAATGGTCAATGGCCTGTCTGTTCTGGGTTGGGGCGTCGGTGGTATCGAAGCCGAAGCGGCCATGCTGGGCCAGCCCGTCTCCATGCTCATTCCGGAAGTCGTCGGTTTCAGGCTGACCGGCAAATTGCCGGAAGGCGCGACCGCAACCGACCTTGTCCTGATGGTCGTGCAGATGCTGCGCGAGCGCGGTGTTGTCGGCAAATTCGTTGAATTCTATGGCGAAGGCCTCGACCACCTCTCACTCGCCGATGAGGCCACGATCGCCAATATGGCACCTGAATATGGTGCCACATGCGGCTTCTTCCCGATCGATAATGAAACCCTGACCTATCTGGCCGATACCGGTCGCGACCCGGAACGCGTGAAGCTTGTTGAAGCGTATGCAAAAGCCCAGGGCCTCTTCCGCCCGGACTATACAGAAGACCCCGTTTTCACGGATACGCTGGAACTGGATCTGTCCGAGGTTGTGCCGTCGCTGGCCGGACCGAAGCGGCCGCAGGACCGGGTGCCGCTGGATGGTGCATCGGATGCGTTTGCCCAAGTACTGCATGACGAATTCGACAAGCTGTCGGAAGGCCACAAGCGGGCCAAAGTCGAAGGCACGGAATACTCCATCGGCCATGGAGATGTCGTCATTGCCGCCATCACCTCCTGCACCAATACCTCCAACCCGTCTGTCATGCTCGGCGCCGGGCTTCTGGCCCGCAACGCCATCAAGCGCGGCCTGAAGGTCAAGCCGTGGGTCAAGACGTCTCTGGCACCGGGGTCCCAGGTTGTCACAGACTACCTCGCCAAGGCCGGCTTGCAGGATGATCTCGACACGCTCGGCTTCCAGCTTGTCGGTTATGGTTGCACGACCTGTATCGGTAATTCGGGACCCCTGCCCGAGCCGATTTCGAAGGCAATCAAGGAAGCCGATCTGGTCGCCACATCCGTTCTGTCCGGCAATCGCAATTTTGAAGGCCGGATCAGCCCGGATGTTCGCGCCAACTATCTCGCCTCACCGCCACTGGTGGTCGCCTACGCCATTGCCGGCTCGATGAATGTCGATCTTCTGAACGACCCCATCGGTTATGACGAAGAGAACGAGCCCGTTTTCCTCAAGGAAATCTGGCCAACCACGGCGGAAATCAGTGACGTTGTCCGGACCGCAGTGACGCCGGACATGTTTGCTTCGCGCTATGCCGACGTTTTCAAGGGCGATGACATCTGGGCAAATATCGAGGTCACGGGCGGACAGACCTATGACTGGGATATGGGCTCGACCTACATCCAGAACCCGCCCTATTTCGAGGGCATGTCGATGGAGGCAACCGCGCCGAAAAGCATTTCCAATGCGCGCATCCTTGGCCTGTTCGGCGATTCCATAACAACTGATCACATTTCACCTGCCGGCTCGATCAAGGCCGACAGCCCGGCCGGCACCTATCTGCAGGAGCATCAGGTCGCGCCACGGGACTTCAACTCGTATGGCTCTCGCCGGGGCAATCACCAGGTCATGATGCGTGGCACATTTGCCAATATCCGGATCAAGAACCGGATGTTTGACGGACTGGAAGGCGGCTATACGAAGAAATGGCCCGAAGGCGGGAAAGCCGACATCTATTCGGCGGCCATGGACTACAAAACCGACGACACACCGCTCGTCGTCATTGGCGGCAAGGAATATGGCACCGGCTCATCGCGCGACTGGGCGGCCAAAGGCACGCGTCTGCTGGGCGTTCAGGCGGTGATTGCGCAAAGTTTCGAACGTATTCACCGCTCCAATCTGATCGGCATGGGGGTGTTGCCCCTGCAGTTCGAAAGCACGGGCTGGGAAGAGCTGGGCATGACGGGCGACGAGCAGGTCTCGATTGCGGGCATTGAAACGCTGACGCCTCGCCAGATACTGGACGTCACCATCACTTTCCCGGATGGCCGGAGCGAGACGGTAAAGGCGCGCGCCCGGATCGATACCGAGAATGAGCTGGAATACTACCGCAATGGCGGCATTCTCCACTACGTGCTGCGGCGCCTGGCCGTCGCCTGA
- a CDS encoding DUF6768 family protein, whose protein sequence is MSNFNQNLENALSQDDEEFLRSLDDEPGLFVQMGSAFHGRLKYWTAFAFIQSLVLFGAAIYCFWQLLEADSVRESVLWATGVWSTLLAVGLFKIWFWMRMNHLAMLREIKRIELHLVRGAV, encoded by the coding sequence ATGAGCAATTTCAATCAGAATCTCGAAAACGCGTTGAGCCAGGATGACGAGGAATTCCTGCGCAGCCTGGATGACGAGCCGGGCCTGTTTGTGCAAATGGGCAGTGCCTTTCACGGGCGGCTGAAATACTGGACGGCCTTTGCCTTTATCCAGTCGCTGGTTCTGTTTGGCGCGGCAATCTACTGCTTCTGGCAGTTGCTGGAAGCGGACAGTGTCCGGGAATCCGTCCTCTGGGCGACGGGTGTGTGGAGCACGCTGCTGGCGGTCGGTCTTTTCAAGATATGGTTCTGGATGCGCATGAATCATCTCGCCATGTTGCGTGAGATCAAGCGCATCGAGTTACATCTGGTCCGGGGCGCGGTCTGA
- a CDS encoding RNA polymerase sigma factor yields MAQPTESRVFDELLLVRARQGDGRAAERLAIRWYPRLRRAARRILRDADLAEDAVQETWAGICSGWLGLSDPRRFPAWAYGILTRKCADSLRRIVRERERQSGQPVPAESGGGAPDARMGLNAAFASLPGDQRIAATLFFGEGLTLTEISAATSVPLGTVKSRLFHARQKLKAALSGSELP; encoded by the coding sequence TTGGCGCAGCCAACAGAATCCAGAGTTTTTGATGAACTCCTGCTGGTCCGGGCGCGCCAGGGTGACGGGCGGGCCGCCGAAAGGCTGGCCATACGATGGTATCCACGGCTCAGACGCGCGGCCCGCCGGATTCTCAGGGATGCCGATCTTGCCGAAGATGCCGTGCAGGAAACCTGGGCGGGTATCTGTTCAGGTTGGCTGGGTCTTTCAGATCCGCGAAGGTTTCCCGCCTGGGCCTATGGCATATTAACGCGAAAATGCGCCGACAGTTTGCGCCGCATCGTCAGGGAACGTGAGCGGCAGTCCGGTCAACCCGTGCCGGCAGAATCCGGGGGCGGTGCACCGGATGCCCGAATGGGCCTGAATGCCGCTTTTGCCAGCCTGCCGGGCGATCAACGGATCGCTGCCACACTCTTTTTCGGCGAAGGACTGACGCTGACCGAAATTTCTGCCGCGACTTCCGTTCCTCTGGGAACCGTGAAGTCGCGCCTTTTCCACGCCCGCCAGAAACTGAAGGCGGCCTTATCAGGGAGTGAATTGCCATGA
- a CDS encoding thioredoxin family protein: MINGLLSLVFAALLAGPAHEPTSAPPRPVLIELYTSQGCPLCPAANEYLGRLDERPDVIALSFSVDYWDIYGWQDTYARPEFVERQRDYKTRMDLARIYTPQFVIDGTTEVGGSRPEGILAQIANRQLTMTGSVEINVQHHGEGNFTIDIDGSVPSPDPAIVYIAAYVPGWRTVNVEGGNNAGREIRVYNPVTAIFELGEWQQGEDSYGAALPEGLAGVFLVQGGNGGPIYGAADFRRSMTDRE, from the coding sequence ATGATCAACGGATTGCTCAGCCTTGTTTTTGCCGCACTGCTCGCCGGACCAGCGCATGAGCCGACGAGCGCACCGCCACGTCCGGTACTGATCGAACTCTATACCAGTCAGGGCTGCCCGCTTTGCCCCGCTGCCAACGAATATCTCGGGCGGTTGGATGAACGGCCGGACGTTATCGCCCTCAGTTTCAGCGTCGATTATTGGGATATATACGGCTGGCAGGACACTTATGCCCGTCCGGAATTTGTCGAGCGTCAGCGTGACTACAAGACCCGCATGGATCTCGCCCGCATTTACACGCCGCAATTTGTCATTGATGGCACCACAGAAGTCGGCGGCTCTCGGCCCGAGGGGATTCTCGCCCAGATCGCGAACCGCCAGCTCACCATGACCGGATCGGTTGAGATCAATGTCCAGCATCATGGCGAGGGCAATTTCACGATCGATATTGACGGCTCTGTGCCCTCGCCCGACCCGGCCATTGTATATATTGCCGCTTATGTGCCCGGCTGGCGCACGGTGAATGTCGAGGGCGGCAACAATGCCGGGCGCGAAATTCGTGTCTACAACCCGGTCACCGCAATTTTCGAGCTGGGTGAATGGCAGCAGGGTGAAGACAGCTACGGTGCTGCTCTGCCCGAAGGCCTGGCCGGCGTTTTCCTTGTTCAGGGCGGCAATGGCGGCCCGATCTATGGAGCCGCTGATTTCCGCCGTTCCATGACAGACCGGGAATGA
- a CDS encoding VOC family protein, whose protein sequence is MRLNQITLDVRDIARSKAFYRKLGFQLLVDSPHYTRFLAPDGDTTFSLHIADDVAVSGATLYLETDDVDADKARLEAAGIVFDTDAEDQGYLWREAEFRDPDGHRWKLYHAGENRIDPPWRVKSGEI, encoded by the coding sequence ATGAGGCTTAACCAGATCACGCTGGATGTGCGCGATATTGCCCGGTCAAAAGCCTTCTATCGTAAACTCGGATTTCAGTTACTTGTGGACAGTCCGCACTATACCCGCTTCCTCGCGCCGGATGGCGACACCACATTTTCACTGCACATTGCCGACGATGTCGCTGTTTCGGGTGCCACGCTCTATCTTGAAACCGATGATGTCGATGCCGACAAGGCGCGGCTGGAAGCGGCGGGTATTGTTTTTGACACCGATGCCGAGGATCAAGGCTATTTGTGGCGTGAGGCCGAGTTTCGCGATCCGGACGGGCATCGCTGGAAGCTCTATCATGCCGGCGAAAACCGGATAGACCCGCCGTGGCGTGTCAAATCCGGCGAAATTTGA
- a CDS encoding DUF4340 domain-containing protein: protein MSVNTQRRRQVFIALGAGILLLLTGIAATMLQGAQTVLRSPPETLTPRLVAAPDTVAEITVATADETFRLRRTLEGWALVSHDGYEADAELAGRLISAIASLEPVGERTRLQSGYEQLSLGAPEDGGGATHIILLDNNDRELANLFIGESRADGHVYVRRAEEATSWLVRGYLPEFSDVTQWMQLEFLSLGRSSIREACILPEDGTGYCLLRQSLSSEAFNLVSPRGWTLVSPGAGDGVATVLGRIRFRDVRPIAAMRGPHVAEHRISTVNGLEVTLFIHEVEGQYWARVLAVAHSDSARPAAIELNERADGWVFALSDLSVERLIRPLDRIAVELADGGNE from the coding sequence ATGAGCGTCAATACGCAACGCCGCCGTCAGGTTTTCATCGCCCTCGGGGCCGGTATTCTGCTCTTGTTGACCGGTATTGCGGCAACGATGCTGCAGGGTGCCCAAACGGTTTTACGGTCTCCACCGGAGACGTTGACGCCCCGACTTGTTGCGGCACCTGACACCGTGGCCGAAATCACAGTTGCGACGGCGGACGAGACCTTCCGTCTACGCCGAACCCTTGAAGGCTGGGCGCTGGTGTCTCATGACGGATATGAGGCTGATGCCGAACTTGCCGGGCGCCTGATTTCAGCCATCGCATCGCTGGAACCGGTTGGTGAACGGACGCGTCTGCAAAGCGGATATGAGCAATTGTCTCTTGGCGCCCCGGAAGACGGAGGCGGCGCGACACACATTATCCTGCTCGATAATAACGACCGGGAATTGGCCAATCTTTTCATCGGTGAGAGCCGCGCCGACGGGCATGTCTATGTCCGGCGTGCCGAAGAGGCGACGAGCTGGCTGGTGCGGGGCTATCTGCCGGAATTTTCCGATGTTACGCAATGGATGCAGCTGGAATTTCTGTCGCTCGGGCGCTCTTCCATTCGCGAGGCCTGCATTCTTCCGGAGGATGGAACGGGCTATTGTCTCCTGCGTCAGTCCCTGAGCTCGGAGGCTTTCAATCTGGTGTCGCCGCGGGGATGGACGCTGGTTTCACCCGGCGCGGGCGATGGCGTGGCCACTGTCCTTGGCCGGATCCGGTTTCGTGATGTTCGCCCGATTGCCGCGATGCGGGGGCCGCATGTCGCCGAGCATCGTATCTCGACGGTGAACGGTCTCGAAGTCACGCTCTTTATCCATGAGGTCGAGGGTCAGTATTGGGCGCGGGTTCTCGCTGTTGCCCATAGTGATTCCGCGCGTCCGGCCGCTATCGAACTGAACGAGCGGGCGGACGGTTGGGTCTTTGCACTGAGCGATCTGTCGGTTGAACGATTGATAAGGCCGCTTGACCGGATCGCGGTGGAGTTGGCGGACGGAGGAAATGAATGA
- a CDS encoding GldG family protein, giving the protein MNRRWHLAAFIAALVTGLAGVNLLASAWLSDIRIDITEGGLYRLSAGSRSVVRDIEEPVRWTFYYSRRTAADYPAVRAYGARVRGLLRTYAAESDGRVLLTEIDPEPFSADEDAALAAGLTAAPAGEGQRIFFGLVAENAVDDRQVLAYFSAEREALLEYDLTRSLSELSREGRGQLGVLTSLPIRPGEIGARPSHIVDEIGAAYDLRWLDSGFRAMPDIDALLVIHPPRLTDDQLYMLDQYVLSGGRVIMALDPLALSAFRAGPDGLPPPGARRSSTLTDLLSAWGVEIPADQIAMDRSLGLPVQINENGRNQVRNYPLWFSAGPAQMSDEDLTTADLQRGVNFGSPGLIRLSPVDGLGVRILVQTSADGSVTDTETAAGNPSPATLLSNYAPAGSPPVLAVRLSGLFPSAFPDGPPTGEGLNSHLATSQRSGDVVVFADVDWLDDPYFLREDNAFGLSIVADNPALLLNLVDLALGDPALLQLRSLPSSSRPMSRVEALRAEAEAEYADEQAALEVRTEEIQSELDDLMSGRPPVEAADTGTTLESRIAELRGQMAVARDGLRRIEREFREDIDALESGLRFWTMWAPPILILLAGFGIGFWRRRRTLS; this is encoded by the coding sequence ATGAATCGCCGTTGGCATCTCGCAGCGTTTATAGCGGCGCTTGTCACCGGGCTTGCTGGCGTCAACCTGCTCGCATCGGCGTGGCTTTCGGATATCCGGATCGACATAACCGAAGGCGGCCTTTACCGGCTTTCGGCCGGTAGCCGAAGCGTGGTCCGCGATATTGAAGAGCCGGTTCGCTGGACGTTCTACTATTCCCGGCGTACCGCAGCGGACTATCCCGCTGTGCGCGCCTACGGGGCCCGCGTTCGGGGATTATTGCGGACCTATGCTGCCGAATCTGATGGCAGAGTTCTTCTGACGGAGATTGATCCCGAGCCCTTCTCGGCGGATGAAGATGCGGCACTGGCTGCCGGATTGACGGCTGCCCCCGCCGGCGAGGGGCAGCGCATTTTCTTCGGGCTTGTGGCCGAGAATGCCGTCGATGACCGGCAGGTGCTGGCCTATTTTTCGGCGGAGCGTGAAGCGCTGCTGGAATACGACCTCACACGGTCCCTGTCAGAGCTCTCGAGAGAGGGGCGTGGCCAGCTGGGCGTCCTGACCAGCCTGCCCATCCGCCCGGGTGAAATCGGGGCCCGGCCCAGCCATATCGTTGATGAAATCGGAGCGGCCTATGATCTTCGCTGGCTGGATTCCGGCTTTCGCGCAATGCCGGACATTGATGCGCTTCTGGTGATCCATCCACCGCGCCTGACGGACGACCAGCTCTACATGCTGGACCAGTACGTTCTTTCGGGCGGACGGGTGATCATGGCGCTGGACCCGCTGGCCCTGTCCGCTTTCCGGGCAGGCCCGGATGGCCTGCCGCCGCCTGGTGCCCGGCGGTCTTCGACCCTGACGGACCTGTTATCCGCCTGGGGTGTTGAAATTCCGGCCGATCAGATCGCGATGGATCGCAGTCTCGGCCTGCCTGTACAGATCAATGAAAATGGCCGGAATCAGGTTCGAAACTATCCCCTCTGGTTTTCCGCAGGGCCGGCTCAGATGTCCGATGAGGACCTGACGACGGCGGATCTGCAACGCGGTGTGAATTTCGGATCGCCGGGGCTTATCCGGTTGTCGCCCGTTGACGGGCTGGGGGTTCGCATTCTGGTGCAAACCAGTGCCGACGGCTCTGTCACGGATACCGAAACGGCAGCCGGCAACCCGTCACCGGCGACGCTGTTGTCGAACTACGCGCCTGCCGGGTCCCCGCCGGTTCTCGCGGTTCGGCTGAGCGGGCTTTTCCCGTCGGCCTTTCCGGATGGTCCGCCGACAGGTGAGGGGTTGAATTCGCATCTGGCGACATCGCAGCGATCAGGTGATGTCGTTGTTTTCGCGGATGTTGACTGGCTGGATGACCCCTATTTCCTCCGCGAGGACAATGCGTTCGGACTGTCAATTGTTGCGGATAATCCGGCGCTTCTTCTTAATCTTGTGGATCTGGCTCTTGGCGATCCGGCTTTGCTTCAATTGCGGTCCCTGCCGTCCTCATCGCGCCCCATGAGCCGCGTCGAGGCTCTCAGAGCTGAAGCAGAAGCAGAATATGCAGACGAGCAGGCGGCGCTTGAAGTCCGCACTGAGGAAATCCAGTCCGAACTGGACGATCTGATGTCCGGCCGGCCACCCGTGGAGGCGGCGGATACGGGAACGACTCTGGAAAGCCGGATCGCCGAGTTGCGGGGTCAAATGGCGGTCGCCCGGGACGGCCTGCGGCGGATTGAGCGCGAGTTTCGCGAAGACATTGACGCGCTGGAGTCCGGATTGCGCTTCTGGACGATGTGGGCGCCTCCCATACTGATCCTGCTGGCCGGCTTCGGAATTGGTTTCTGGCGTCGCCGGAGGACGCTGTCATGA
- a CDS encoding ABC transporter permease, with amino-acid sequence MMFSPAGFLAIYRREMWAWFTTPLAYVFLAAFAFAAPAFAFNVGRFFDTNRADLAPLFAYMPWLLMILMPALAMRAWAEERDRGTLEILLSLPVSVSSIALAKFAAAWTVALAALVATVPMWVAVNYLGSPDNLAIAISYLGAFLLAGSYLAIGQALSAASGSQVTAFVLSVLASLFLTMAGLPLVTDSLSGTAPAFVVEALAYSSVLERFAAFERGVVGLGDIVYFLSLIGFGITAGGLQAGASREGGR; translated from the coding sequence ATGATGTTTTCGCCTGCAGGATTTCTGGCGATCTACCGGCGCGAAATGTGGGCCTGGTTCACCACGCCACTGGCCTATGTATTTCTCGCCGCCTTTGCGTTTGCCGCGCCGGCCTTTGCATTCAATGTCGGCCGGTTCTTTGATACCAACCGGGCCGATCTTGCGCCGCTCTTTGCCTATATGCCCTGGCTGTTGATGATCCTGATGCCAGCGCTGGCGATGCGGGCCTGGGCCGAAGAGCGGGATCGCGGAACGCTGGAAATTCTGCTCAGCCTGCCGGTTTCGGTGTCCTCCATTGCGCTGGCCAAATTTGCTGCGGCCTGGACGGTCGCGCTGGCGGCGCTGGTTGCAACTGTCCCGATGTGGGTTGCGGTCAATTATCTCGGCAGTCCGGATAATCTGGCGATTGCGATCTCCTATCTTGGCGCTTTCCTCCTTGCAGGAAGCTATCTCGCGATCGGGCAGGCCCTGTCGGCCGCATCGGGCAGTCAGGTGACGGCTTTCGTGCTTTCCGTGCTGGCGTCCCTTTTCCTGACCATGGCCGGTTTGCCGCTGGTCACGGATTCGCTTTCCGGTACCGCCCCTGCCTTTGTGGTGGAGGCCCTGGCCTATTCCAGCGTGCTGGAGCGATTTGCGGCCTTCGAGCGCGGCGTGGTTGGCTTGGGAGACATTGTCTATTTCCTGTCACTGATTGGATTTGGCATCACGGCGGGCGGTCTTCAGGCCGGTGCCAGCCGGGAGGGTGGACGATGA